In Methanolacinia paynteri, the DNA window TAATCATGAAGGACTCTCCTGCGAGTTTCCTTTTGATTCCCTTGAAGAGTCCGCCCTGGAGTTCAGCCTTCATATCAATGTTTGCGCTCATGTAGACCATCGCACCGGCCTCGGCCCAGACGGTTTCAGCATTTTCGATCTCCATTGTGACAAACTGGAGATTGTCACCTGTAATACTGTATTTCATAATATCTACCTGATTAGAATAAAAGCGCAATAAAAATAAATTCTTTTCTTAATCTATGCTGCAGCACTGCCTGTATCCGGTCTGTAGAGCGTGCCCGCATCCCTGGCCCCTGCGGATTTTTCTTCGGAGATCTCTTTTATCGTGATAATTACGCCGACAGTATCTTCATCCCTGTATCTCCTCGGGACGATCCTCACCCTGACCATGATATTTCCCCCGCTCCGGTCCTTCAGGAAGACAGTCTCCTCGTCCTCGCCGAAATAAGCCGCCTGCGAGAGTGCTCCGGGGTCAAAGCCTGTATTCCCTGAGAAATGAAGGATCTCCGATAACGGCTTTAACAGCATCTCGGCATTCGAGAGGCCTGTGAGGTTTTCAGTATAGGGATTGATATACAGTATTCTGCCTGAAGGGTTTGTGATTACGATTCCCTCCTCGTACAAACACATCTGTTTTACGCACGAGGGTATCTTTCTCGTTACGCTCTCCTTTGCCTTCATATTCAGTTCAAACGCTCTTATGGCCAGAGAGACGGTGGACAGCAGTTCGCTCTTGTTGAACGGTTTTGCAAGGTAGCCGTAAGGTTCGGCAGAGTTGGCCCTCTCGATCGTCTCCTGGTCGACTGCCCCTGTCATAAAGATGACAGGTATCCTGAAAAGGTGCGAGATGTAAGTTGCCGTTTCAATTCCGTCAATCTCACCGGCAAGACCTATATCGGATATCACGACATCGGGAGTGACTGCTGCGGCAGACAAGAGTGCGTTCTCTCCGCTCTCCACGATGCCTGTGATCTCGTGGCCGTCTCTCTCCAGAATTATCGATACGATCTCGGCGATTTCAAAGTTGTCTTCAACAATTAAAATTTTCTTTTCTGTCATCTTCAGACCTCCTGGTTAAGTTCGGCAACCGAGAAGTAGCCGACTTCGTTGAAGTAATCATTTGACGAAGGCGAGGTTGCAAATTCAATGAAGTCCTTCGCCAGAGCGGAAGCGTCACTTTTCGTCACGTAATTCAGCGGCCTTGTAAGGCCGGAGATGTAGAAGGATCCGCCCCCGTCGGAATGCTCTTCATTTCTGAGTTCGAGAAGTATGGCCTCCCTAATCTTTGTAATGTCGGAAGGAACAGCCTCTCCTGATCCTTTATCAACGATTTTAAGGATCTTTACTCCAGGGTCCGATTCTGCGTAGCCGAAGTCGACGAAACCGATGGAGAACGGGTTGTCCTTTACAAGATTCAATACCTCGGAGTTTCCTTCGGCTGCGAGCTGTGTCACTTTACCGTTTGTGCCGTAGTCTTCGGCTTCAAGCGAGGAGTCGACGTTCTTTTTTCCCGGGAACAGCCAGTTTGCAAATGTCTCTTCGGTTCCCGATTCCTCGGATCTCTGGATCACGGTATTTATGCCGGCAATATCGGCCATGGACGATATGTCATCTGATTCGCCATTGTAGAGAGCAGAGGCTTCTTCGAACGTAATCGTGTCAATGACGTTCTTTTGCGAGGTGATTATCACTATGGCGCTTGCGCCTATGCGGTACACTTCCAGATCAGGATATGAAAGCAGTTCGGAGTCTTCGACATTTCGTGAAGCGGCCCCGATATCAGCAATTCCGGTTCCTGCTTCTTTTATGCCCATGCCCGACCCCCCACCGTTAACGACAATGTCAACGCCCGGACTCTCTTTCATGTATGCGGCAGCGAGTATCTCCGATACCGGCTGGATTGTTGTGGACCCTGATATCGTAAGATTTTTTTGTTCTTCCCGGGCTGCACCGGCAATGCCGGCATCATCCGAAAGGCATCCGGGAGATGCTGCTGCAAGAAAAAAAATTACAATGATAAAGGTGGAGATGGCGTTTTTTTTCTGTATATTTGCAAATCCGGATTTTTTTTCCGGAGCAGAGAGCAGCATACCCAAATCACCTGCCAGAGGAGTCTGTGGCTGATAAAATATACTTTGCCTTAGTAAAATATCTGATGCTACATTGAATAAGTACTAGTACGTATCAACATGTGATAACGATAGGATAATTCGATGAAGTATATCTTTATTTGATAACTTTTTAATATTGATGGCTCTTGTCGAAGGAGACTCCGGGTACGGGCTTTTTTCCCGGATCACCTCACTGTTCGGGGGAAAAGGAAGAGGCAAAGGAAAAAAACGCAAATCTATTCGCACAACGACCGCCGCGATAATTGCCGTTACCCTTCTCGGGCTGATATTTCTCCTCTATATTCTCTCGTCTGTAAGTCTCGATTCAGGTTTTTCAAGCCTTGAAGAGAGGCTGACCGGCGACAACGTGATGAGGGCGGCAAATGCCGTGAATGCCGAGGTCGACCGGCTCGATTCAATTGCAAATGCATGGGCCACATCAGAAGAGCTTCCCGAATTCATCGATAGCGGTGATACTTCTGTCGCACGTACGATATTCTCCGACGGAAGGCTTGTTGATGTCGGGGTAAATATTCTGCTGATCACGGACTCGGAGGGAAACATCCTGTGGCACAAGTACATGAATCTCGACTACGGCCACCAGATGCCGACTCCCAAGAGCCTGCTTTCACAGATTGCCGGGCATGAGGATGTGCTTAGCAGCGGAACGACAAAAGGAACCTTAATGCTTAATTCAGGGCCGATGCTCATAGCATCCCGCCCTATAACGGACCCGGAGTCGGGCGATCCGTTTGGAAACCTGCTTGTAGGAAGATATCTTGACAGGAGTGAGGTTTCGTCATTATCAGCAACAACTCAGCTCGAGATCTCGGTAATTGAAAACAAATCTGGTTTTGAGGAATATTTCGAGATTTTCGCGGATAAAGGGGCTGGGAATACCATAAACGACAACTCGATAATCATCAGTCCCGTAGATAACAAATATGTTGCCGGATTTTCGGAGATCTATGATATATACGGCGAACCGGTTGCGGTTCTTCAGGTCACTGAACCGAGAGACGTGACGATTTACGGAAAAGGCGTCCTCAGCCTGCTGATAATGATGCTCGTACTTGCGTCCGTAATATTCGGTGCGGTCATCCTTGTCCTGATCCAGAGATCGGTCGTATCGAGGCTTGAAAACCTGAACAGGGAGATCAAAACTGTTGCCATGACAGAGAGTCCTGAAGGCAGGATCAACATCGAAGGCGACGACGAGATATCATCCGTGGGTTCGGCGATCAACATGATGCTGGAGTCGATAGAAAAAGGTAAAGAGCAGTATAGCAGGCTTTTCGACAACGCAAACGACCTGATCTTTACGATCGATGCAGACGGGGTGTTCGTCTCGGCCAACGGGGCGATGGAAAAAAAAGCAGGACTCGAAGACGGGGGGCTTGCCGGCAGAAAGATAGAGGAATTTGTCAAAAACGGCGGAATGGAAAAGATCCGGCCGCTTCTCGCCGGGAATAACAGGGAAAACGGCGGCAAGACGGAGATAACACTGGTTTCGACCGGCGGAGAAGAATACCTGGTAGAGTTCAGCGCCCAGCCCCTGACAGGTTCCGATGAGATGACCGGGTTTTTCGTTATAGCAAGGGATGTTACTGCGAAAAGGAAGGCCGAGGAGGAGCTGAAAAACCACAGGAACCGCCTCCGGGAGCTTGTAACGGAGAGAACGGCCCAACTCGAGCATGCCAACAGCGAACTTGTAAAGGAGGTCGAAGAGCGGATAAGGTTCGAAGAGAGCCTTGCGGAAGAGAAGGAGAGGCTTTCGGTAACCCTGTCGTCCATCGCCGAGGGCGTTATCGCTATGGATCATCTCGGGTATGTGACGCTTATCAACAGGGAGGCATCTGCGAAGATTGGAATAAGTGTTGAGTCTGCAGGAGGAAAAAGGATTGACAGCATCTTCAGGCTTGAAAAAGCAGGCCGGCCGGAGGACATCGGTTCGATAGTTCTCGATGTTATATCCGACAGGAAGGTCTTCGAGATTAATACCGAGGTGGATCTCTTCGACTCGCAAGGAAATGCGTATCCCGTTGTCCTGTCCGTCTCCCCGCTTACAGACAGGTCCGGGACATCGATCGGTGCCGTAATCGTGTTCCGCGAGATATCGGAACGGCTTAGATGGGAGGAGGAGGTCTTGAGAAGACAGAAGCTCGAATCGCTCGGTGTCCTTGCGGGAGGGATAGCCCACGACTTCAATAACATACTGACGGCGATCTCCGGGAATATCGGTCTTGCGAGAAATATGGCCGAAGGAGATGCCGATGTCTCCTCCCGCCTGGAAGAGGCTGAAAAGGCGATATCGAGAGCCAAGGATATCACCCGTCAGCTCATTACCTTTTCAAAAGGAGGGGAGCCTGTCAGGCAGGTCCAGGATATAAAGTCGATGATCAGGGAATCGGCGGAATTTGTCTCCCACGGTAGCAATGTAAAGCTGTACTTTGATATCGCAGGCGATCTCTACAATGTCGAGGTCGACAAGGGACAGATCAGCCAGGTGATAGAGAACCTTGCGATAAACTCCATACAGGCGATGGCAGACGGAGGAAATATCTACGTGCAGGCGAAGAATGCAGGCGTAATCACCGGAAAGGACGGCCTTGAAGACGGGAAATATATTGTCATATCCGTAAGGGACGACGGCAGCGGAATTCCGGAGGAATACAGGGAAAAGATCTTTGATCCCTATTTTACCACAAAAAAGAGCGGAAACGGGCTTGGGCTTGCATCCTGCATGTCGATAATAAGGAAACACGGCGGTGCGGTAAAGCTGATTTCAGAGGTCGGTGTCGGGACCGAATTCAGGATCTACCTCCCCGCGACCGAAAGAAGCGTCGAGGCCGAAGACGGGCTCTCCGGCGGAATGCTCTCCGGATCATCGAGAGTTCTCGTGATGGACGACGACAGGAGCATCTATGATACGATACCCCAGCTTCTGCGGGGCTACGGTTTTGACGTCGAGGCGGCATTGGACGGTGCGGAGGCGATAAGAATCTACCAGCAGTCGAAGATTCTTAAAAAATCCATAGATGTCTTTGTTATGGATCTTACGGTTCCGGGAGGACTCGGGGGAGTTGAAACGATCGCCCTGCTGAGGGAGTTCGATCCCGATATACTCGCAATAGTGTCGAGCGGGTACTCGAACGATCCGGTTATGGCGGATTTCAGGGAATACGGGTTCGATGCGGTTCTCCCGAAGCCCTACAATATTGAGGATCTCGTGAGGCTTATCAACAGGCTGGTCTCTGAAAAGGAAAAAAAGGATAAGGGCTGTTGATATTTTTCATCAGTTCAGATCTCGCAGCTTTGTCTGCTGAAGAGCAGCGAGAACGAATCCGCCGGAAATGAAGACCAGTCGGCGATTTCGCAGGCCGGAGATTTATTGACGGCGTTGATTCTCCTGATCTCTCTTTTTATCTTTGCTCTCTCGGCTTCCAGCCTGATCTTTTCCAGATCCTCCCACCTGTTGACAGGCGATCTTGCGATGTTGAATGCCGCATTTACATCTGCATGACAGATGTACCCGCACTCGGGGCACTGGAAGACTTTTCTGTGCCTGCGGCCGTGTGCACCGCATCTGCTGCAGATCTGGGAGGTGAATGAAGGGTCGACATACAGGACGGGTATACCCCTGCGGACGGCACGGTTTTCGACCATCTGGCACAGGTGATAGAAATACCAGTTGTTGATGGAG includes these proteins:
- a CDS encoding substrate-binding domain-containing protein, yielding MLLSAPEKKSGFANIQKKNAISTFIIVIFFLAAASPGCLSDDAGIAGAAREEQKNLTISGSTTIQPVSEILAAAYMKESPGVDIVVNGGGSGMGIKEAGTGIADIGAASRNVEDSELLSYPDLEVYRIGASAIVIITSQKNVIDTITFEEASALYNGESDDISSMADIAGINTVIQRSEESGTEETFANWLFPGKKNVDSSLEAEDYGTNGKVTQLAAEGNSEVLNLVKDNPFSIGFVDFGYAESDPGVKILKIVDKGSGEAVPSDITKIREAILLELRNEEHSDGGGSFYISGLTRPLNYVTKSDASALAKDFIEFATSPSSNDYFNEVGYFSVAELNQEV
- a CDS encoding ATP-binding response regulator; the encoded protein is MTEKKILIVEDNFEIAEIVSIILERDGHEITGIVESGENALLSAAAVTPDVVISDIGLAGEIDGIETATYISHLFRIPVIFMTGAVDQETIERANSAEPYGYLAKPFNKSELLSTVSLAIRAFELNMKAKESVTRKIPSCVKQMCLYEEGIVITNPSGRILYINPYTENLTGLSNAEMLLKPLSEILHFSGNTGFDPGALSQAAYFGEDEETVFLKDRSGGNIMVRVRIVPRRYRDEDTVGVIITIKEISEEKSAGARDAGTLYRPDTGSAAA
- a CDS encoding RNA-guided endonuclease InsQ/TnpB family protein, giving the protein MTQVQSELSDRWIGIDLNTTGYIAVVADPNTGFTAKLGREARLIHDEFNRERKKLKNRKKTRNLKRLDKRETGQLRDLNKYLSRDIVRIASDLDCGIKFERLSGGRFRRKNRRGIITDFSINNWYFYHLCQMVENRAVRRGIPVLYVDPSFTSQICSRCGAHGRRHRKVFQCPECGYICHADVNAAFNIARSPVNRWEDLEKIRLEAERAKIKREIRRINAVNKSPACEIADWSSFPADSFSLLFSRQSCEI
- a CDS encoding PAS domain S-box protein, with amino-acid sequence MALVEGDSGYGLFSRITSLFGGKGRGKGKKRKSIRTTTAAIIAVTLLGLIFLLYILSSVSLDSGFSSLEERLTGDNVMRAANAVNAEVDRLDSIANAWATSEELPEFIDSGDTSVARTIFSDGRLVDVGVNILLITDSEGNILWHKYMNLDYGHQMPTPKSLLSQIAGHEDVLSSGTTKGTLMLNSGPMLIASRPITDPESGDPFGNLLVGRYLDRSEVSSLSATTQLEISVIENKSGFEEYFEIFADKGAGNTINDNSIIISPVDNKYVAGFSEIYDIYGEPVAVLQVTEPRDVTIYGKGVLSLLIMMLVLASVIFGAVILVLIQRSVVSRLENLNREIKTVAMTESPEGRINIEGDDEISSVGSAINMMLESIEKGKEQYSRLFDNANDLIFTIDADGVFVSANGAMEKKAGLEDGGLAGRKIEEFVKNGGMEKIRPLLAGNNRENGGKTEITLVSTGGEEYLVEFSAQPLTGSDEMTGFFVIARDVTAKRKAEEELKNHRNRLRELVTERTAQLEHANSELVKEVEERIRFEESLAEEKERLSVTLSSIAEGVIAMDHLGYVTLINREASAKIGISVESAGGKRIDSIFRLEKAGRPEDIGSIVLDVISDRKVFEINTEVDLFDSQGNAYPVVLSVSPLTDRSGTSIGAVIVFREISERLRWEEEVLRRQKLESLGVLAGGIAHDFNNILTAISGNIGLARNMAEGDADVSSRLEEAEKAISRAKDITRQLITFSKGGEPVRQVQDIKSMIRESAEFVSHGSNVKLYFDIAGDLYNVEVDKGQISQVIENLAINSIQAMADGGNIYVQAKNAGVITGKDGLEDGKYIVISVRDDGSGIPEEYREKIFDPYFTTKKSGNGLGLASCMSIIRKHGGAVKLISEVGVGTEFRIYLPATERSVEAEDGLSGGMLSGSSRVLVMDDDRSIYDTIPQLLRGYGFDVEAALDGAEAIRIYQQSKILKKSIDVFVMDLTVPGGLGGVETIALLREFDPDILAIVSSGYSNDPVMADFREYGFDAVLPKPYNIEDLVRLINRLVSEKEKKDKGC